The window CTCAACACTAAAAGAATTTCCCAAAATTACAGGTATAATGATTAAATTTAAAGGCATTAAGTTGGCTAATAATATGTGTCCTCACCTGTAGGGGAGAGAAATACATTACAAATTTCTAAATAAATGCTGCTTTTCTGTGTTTAAAATGAAGCTATGGAAATTAGTTTGCTTATGCCTTGACGGTGCATATTTACCTAAATTCTAGCCAATTGTTCTATTTAGATATTAGAGTACAAAATGCCAATAAGTGAAAACACTGCTTTGTATTTTCATTACTATACTGTAGTAGTCTGCAGCAGAAGGCAAGCAGGAAGTGAACAAACCACATTCCTGATTACTTTTTCAGGTAATCTGGATGTGCTCAATAGCAGTTTCAAAATTTCTAGCCCTTGATGCCAAGTTTTGTTGCCATCATAGCTGTGGTGTGGGTGGAAAAGCCCAACCAGAAATGAGCAGATCTAACTGTAAGCTACTTTGCATGTTGTCAATTGACTATAAATTGCTGCAGTCATTGACTCAGTGGAACAAGCTACATAATTCAGGTAAGAGACTTGCATATTGCTGTATGTAGCCACAGATCTTCACTGAATATCAATGTTCCATTTGCTAACAGTGTTTTCATAGCTTTTTAATTAATCCTGTTTAATGTGATCTCTTATTAAATAAGATGTGAGAAAAATGGAACATtaacatctttttttttaatatcattcAGAtattttcaggttttcatctctttaaACAGCACATCTTGTTTCCCTGGATTTTACTTTCACCTGAAGATTGGTGAGTCTCTAGTCTAAGGGGAAAATGTTCCTAACACTTTGTGCAGGTGTGGAGGCAGCAGGTAACTGTTTTATGTAACCTTGTTACACAGCAGAAGTGTCACTACTAAGCAACAAATACTGCAAATATCTCTTCTTGAGGGGTTgtgttggttttggtttcttcTCTGGAGTGATGTTGTGCCATAATTTTTTTTGCTATGTAGCAGACTTCTCTTCCTCAGTATTTTAAAGTTGTTAGCAGCAGAAAGATTTTAGGCAATAAGCCAGTCTTATAAGTAGAAAAGGGAAAGTTGACTGGCAACTATTTCCATTTTATGAGGAGTGTATATTCAcatatgtaaaaatatgtgagtTTTTTGCATGCATAATAATGTGAAATGGATGTGTTCATGCTTTTAGCCTACCTACAGAAGTACCTGTTTAAGATGCATTGGACTCCCACTCATGCCTAGCAGCTATAAATGAATTCTTCACTCACAGGATGTCTGTTGTGAAATCTATGTGCattagaaaaagagaaaactcTGCATACTGAGGCATTTTCATAGAATATTTTGAGGACAGGTCCTTATATTCTCTGTGTAAATGTGGCAGGTATGAAGTCAGTAGATAATATTCCATTATCCCTATATCCTTGTGGTGGATTTGTGTTATGGAGTTGTGATTGGAACATGTGAAGCTTTGCCAGATTTCTGTGAGTATGGAATCCAGCAGATTCTGGTAATCCAGTTTTAATGTTCAGGTATGGTTTCCATTTTAGAGGATGCAATAGAGTCTAAGAGCTTTGGACAACAATGTATGGATGTGCAAATGGATGGTGAGTAAGAGCTTTTTGGATCAATTCTGTGTAGGCAAGTATTGGTTGCAATCTGTGAGGGTGGCTCATGGTGACTCTTTAAAAATTACCTGgttatttaaaatgtatttaaagaAGCTGTTAGGTAACAGTCATTACATCCTCAGCAGTTAGGCTGATGTTTAGCTGTTGGAATAATGATATTGGGAAGGCACCATAATGCAGCTTCTTATAACTCACTGCAAGAGTGTCTTTGTGATAAATGTGTCAGGGTGATGTGAGTGGTTAGAGCTGCTGTAATGCTGCTCTGAAGAGAGGGAGTGAGGGTAGGCCAGTCTGACTTAGAGGCTTCCAGCAGGGCCCCAACAGCTGTGTGCCATCCCTTCTTTGTATTACTAGGACATGCATTTTTCCTTTAATAAAGTGTTCATTTCATAAATATgacatttaatatttaatttcaaGCAGTAGGATTGTTTTTAGTATTTCATGTCTGTGTTTAATCTGCAGGTAGGTGGAGAAGGAATGTGAGGACCTAAGGAGGAGTTAGATTTAGTGGGAATTCTGTCGTCTCTAAACTTCTGGTAAATCTTTGTATGAGTGGATGTCATACCTGACAGACATGGAATTAAGATTGAAATCCATTCTCTGCACaggttttccattttgttaaaaTGATATATTGAATGTAGCATCCCATGAATAGACAGAAAAGTAATTTGTCTTTGAAGGCTCTTTGGTATGACTAGGGAGTCTTTTACTGGAATTGTAGAATCAGTTTTTctcagggaggggaagggagcggGCAAAATGCCTCAGATGTTGGCCTTCTTTATTTGTTGTCTGTAAGTTTTGGTGGATTTGGAGCAAGCTAGACCTATGTGGAATGCATATAGGTAGAGTCTCTTCATTTCTAAAGCTGGGGTGAAAGgaagctgctttctctttcctttAGGAAACTTTAGTGGCTTTATATTAATATCTGTTGTGTATTAATTTAATCAGTGTGACTGACTTGCACTTTCTTGTACTTTTCAAATGGGATATTGTCTTGTTCTACCTGATCTTCCAACAGTGTTCTGAAATGTCACTAATGCATTAAAAAAGTCTCTTCTGGAAAATGTTAGCAAGGCCTAGAGTTGGTAAGTCCAGGTGAGTTTTTTAAACTGTTCAGTGTGAGTTAAAGTACTCTGTAATTCTGTGTTTCCAGGCTAAATGCAGAACCTGATGGATGGCAAAAGCTACTGTAACCTCATCTGTGCTGAGGCTCAGCACATCCAGCTGGCAAGGCCTTTCTGTGCAGACCCACTGGTCACGTTTCACGTGTACCCAGAAGCACCAAGCCAGGTCTCTTTGGCTGAAGATTTGGCATTCCTGCCTTTCATGTCAGAGCATCTCGTCACAGAGACCTTCTACAGCGAGCCCTGCCCCTTTCCCTACCAAGTGCCCCATTCCAGTCTCCACAAAAGTGAGTACTCCTATGGCTCAGCTTTCATCAGGAAGAGGAATGAGAGGGAAAGGCAGCGTGTTAAGTGTGTCAATGAAGGCTATGCCAAGCTGAGGCACCACCTGCCCAAGGAATACTTGGAGAAACGGCTCAGCAAAGTGGAGACCCTGCGTGCTGCCATAAAATACATCAGGGACCTCCAGTCTGTGCTGTGCACTGACTCTGGGGTGGCAGGAAAAGGTGTCACAGAGCCAAACCAGGCACCTAAAGgcactaacaaaccagcccagtTTTTGGAGACGATCTGAAGAGTTCCAAAGCCAGCCCAAGGTATCCTGGCAGGAATGTAGTAGTCGCTGTGTCAATGACGTGTGTGTCCTGGCACTCCTTGGGAGCAGATCGTGGCACACGTCACTGTCAGCCCACACAAGAGCTCGAACATTGCACATAGTTACTACACTTAGATATGAGAGGGACAACTGGGAGCATCTCAGCTGAATGACTTAAGTTAATTCATGA is drawn from Melospiza melodia melodia isolate bMelMel2 chromosome 6, bMelMel2.pri, whole genome shotgun sequence and contains these coding sequences:
- the ASCL3 gene encoding achaete-scute homolog 3; the protein is MQNLMDGKSYCNLICAEAQHIQLARPFCADPLVTFHVYPEAPSQVSLAEDLAFLPFMSEHLVTETFYSEPCPFPYQVPHSSLHKSEYSYGSAFIRKRNERERQRVKCVNEGYAKLRHHLPKEYLEKRLSKVETLRAAIKYIRDLQSVLCTDSGVAGKGVTEPNQAPKGTNKPAQFLETI